TAACAATGACTCAGTATGAGAataaaaattccagaaataaaggTGCTGTATTAACTGCAGAGGGAAGCTTGTCTttctaggacacacacacacacacacacacacacacacacacacacacacacacacacaatactggCATGTACCTTTGTCCTCAGAGCCCCAGGTATCAGTGGAGTAAACTCAAAGGTATTCAAGGTATTGCAGCTGCTTCGTCTCCGACAGATCTTCAGTGGCACCTTGGTTAAGCTCAACAAGGCTCCAATGAACATGCTGAGGACTGTGGCATCGTCCATTGTGTGTGGGGACCCCAACCTGAAGTCAGTAAATGAGCTCATGTACAAGTGAGGCTAtggcaaaatcaataaaaagcgGATTGCCTTGACAGATAATTCCTTGATTGCTGTATCTCTTGGTAACTTCCTGTGGCCCTTCAAACTACCTTCCCCACgaggtggaaagaagaaaaagataacTCACTTTGTAGAAGGTGGAGATGCTGGCAACAGGGAAGACAGATTACAGGCTTATTAGACGGATGAACTAAGGTGCCACCCAtggtatttttatataataaacaGCCACagcttggcaaaaaaaaaaaaaatagcggTTGCCATAATTGCTGGTAAAACTTTTAGTCtgatttccctttttctttttgttttttttttttttttttttttttttttttttccggagctggggacccaacccagggccttggcaagcgctctaccactgagctatatctctaaCTCCCTTTTTCTTAAGCACTTACGTCTcctaataaaataattaagaacaAAAGACTGGCGGGTGCTGTTCTCTGCATGTTGCAGGCGTCCTGTTTGCATAGGACACTTTGAGCCATCCATTTCTTTGAGGTAACTTATCCACCCACTTCCTTGCACCTGATTCCAGGCAGGCAAATTTAATTTGGGGCTTCGGGTGAGTCCTCTGACAGTCAACTTTTTCTCCTCTAAAAATGTTAGCACAATTTACAAAAATGCATTGTTAAAGAACTTTCAGAGTCACCTTGGAATGATAAGGTGCATCTTTCTCAGCACCTGCTGCCAAGGGTTAGCATGCATTCTTTATACCTGGCTGTACTTTGAGCTGCTATCAGGACAGTGTCCCTATAACTGACAAACGggcaaagataaaaaaggaaaaggaggctgGTAAGGAAGATAGACTTTCCATTTTTCTCGTGATACATTCTGCAGCATGAAACAACGCTATCTCTTAAATAAACCTTTTGAAGGCAGGAAAAAAGAAACCGTTTCAAGAGAGCCTGCCTCCCGCTGTAGGTGACACTGTCCTTTTGGTGAGCCTGCATGCCCTTTCTTTGTATTAAATAAGAGGAGAGTGTAAGGAGTGATGATTTGGTGTGTTGGCTCTGGCATCTGTTACTTCCACTCTGCAACCCATTACTTCTCGTCAGCTAATGGCAGGAGACATTTGATTAACTGCTGAGATGGGGACGTGCAGGGGACCCGAGGTGGGCTGTGAAGTATATCACACAGTTAAATCTCTTTTCCATCTTCACTTCACCTGCTTCTCTATTTCCAGATATCTGGTGGACTGGCAGCTGGAGGCCTCACCTCAGGGGCAGGAAAAGCTCCGTGTATTCTGAGAATAACTCTGCATGTGTGGCTATCTCCATTCTAATAGCCCATCAGTAAAAATTCTGAACCAAAAGGTAGTTTTTCATTTTAAGAACTAATTAAGAATCTCTACTCCAATGAGAAAACATGCATGTTTAGATAAACTGAAAAAGGAAACGAAATTTCCtcttaatgaaattaaaataaatgtatcatTTCTAAATATTAATATCGTTTATGCACAGTGTAGCAGGAAAAAAGGACTGTCTTGTATACATTCACAGCGTTCAAGGTTGTAAAAAGAAACACCaggtaaaaaggaaaaaaccctCAGATTTCTTAGTAATCAGTAAGTTATTagatagcatttctttttttttttcttttcttttttttcggagctggggactgaacttgctaggcaagcgctctaccactgagctaaatccccaacccctagatagCATTTCTTTTAATGGTTTACGTTTTCTGTAAGCCAAAATGCTAGAAAGCATTAATATGaaatattgtgttttattttgaccAGACTTATCATTCCAAGTTATAAAAGGCAACTTTTCTTCATATGGGTTTTTACTGAAATAGATGTTATTGCCAAAAGTAGCTGTAGGAAGGGTCTAGTAGCTGGAAGGACTGTTATGCTCTGAGGAATAAGTGAATAGCTTAAGACCTACAGGCTGTACAGTATCTGCAACTTATCCCCTTTGCCccttttccattttcagttcaacaCTTCTCTCTAAACTAAAAACATCCCGAAGCTTCCATACTTGCGCTTCCAaggtagctcagtggataaaagcacttgctggGGAAAGGCTGAGGGCTTGAGTTCAATCCATGAGTTCATAACAGAACGGGGAAACCTACTTCCTAAGTTGgtttctgccctctgtaaagaCGTCATAGCACCTGCATGCTGCACACACACGTCTTTTAAAAGAGCTTCCACACTTAGTATTGATGACGTACAATCAACTACGAAAGCctaaagcagaaagagaaataaaacctCGACTATACCAACCAACACCACCAGGGGAGGAAAAAGGAACTACTTGCTAAAAATAACCTGGAAAAGAACCTAGGAAAACAAGGACTTGTACTTTCAAAATGATTAGACCAGGTCCAAACTAGACTTTGGTTTCTGAAGGGGTCTAGAGAGTGGAGAAtctcaacaggaacagaaaaggccccaaacaaaagcaacaatCAGAGCAGTCAACCAAAATAAGAAGAAGCCTGGAGCCATGTGGTTAAGAGTGTTTATTGAGTAGCACAGTCTATCCAGAGCACCaagtctgctttctgtttctctttgctaACAGAGAGATGGTTTGTTGTACAGGCAGTTTCAGCAGGACTGTGTACCAGTCACTGACAGGTGCTTAGTCCCCTTCACACACAAAGCTGAAACTCTAATGGCTGCCCAGTGCTTTCGTTTCTGCAGAGATGTCACGGCCGCAACTGTGGACTGTGTCGCGTAGTCAAGATGCCAGAGCTTAATACATATTCCAAGGCTATCAAGGCGGAAAGGCTGTCATGGTGTTAAGTATACAGAGTtgaacaagaaacaaagaaacagtaaataaaaagtgatggaaaataaagaaaaaagagaaacatagaCTCTAAAAAAGCCTTTCTAATGACCTTTTTCTTTTACAAGTAATTACATATTCCACCCTATGATCTCGTAAATCAAAGCTTTCAGCTGTCTGGACTCATAAGTGACCGTATTCTTCCCTGTGTGCATTCTTTCCTCCTCCAAGGGCTGTTCGATAACAGCAGGGATGCTTCTGCCAAAAATCTCGCAGTGCTCTAGAAACTGGACACATTCTTGAATGACGCTGTCCCTCAGCATGATTGTGTGCTTCGACATGTTCTCCAGTAAGGACAGGAAGCATCTTTTGGCATAATACCACGTATCAGTTCCCAGCTTCTTATGGTAAGGCTCCAGGCTCTTGATAACCCGAGAGATGCCAAAGTCATAGTTTCCTTTGGCACAATAAAGGGTTCCTATCACCAAATTCACAATGCAAAGGTGGTAGATTTTCTTGTCCGGGTCACCATAGGAGAgttgttcctcctccttctcaatcTTCCTCAtcagctcctcagcttcctcatttTGACTTGTCATAATGTAGGAAACACAGAGGTTAGCTAACACGATAGCACTGACACTCAGGATGTTATCATAATTCTTCTTGACAATGGGCTCATAGAAACCAATGGCCTCCTTGTACTTGTTTTCCTGCATGAAGAGGACATGGGCCACATTCAGCTTCCACACATCATGGTCATTACAGAATTCCACAGATTTGCGGAAGATCTTCTCCACCATTTGATAATTCTCAAGATTCCAGTAGATTTTGGCCTGGGCCATCAGTACAGGGATATACTTCTCAAGGGTTTCGTCATATTCGTTTACAGCTTTTATGACAACTTCATCGTCTCTGTTATGCCTTGCTTCTTGAACTTGTTTAGTGAGTCTCCTGAGCTGCTCCGTCAGCATGCCTGCTAGCCCATCAAGTTTAATGAAAGCCTCTTCAGGAGCTGTCTGGCAAGTGATCATGGCATCCAAGAAGTCATAGAGATAGGGTGTGAGGAACTTGTAAGTCAAGTGGGCGTTTTCTGCTAGAACATCAGCTGCCAGGTCGAAATACTCATATTTACAGTAAAGCAGCAGCAGGTTGCCAAAGGTCTCTGGGGGGAAGGGGTTTTGCTGGAGCAGAAACTGGAGCTTTTCAAAGCCCTCTGTGGGCTTGGCATCCATGTTCATCAGAGCCTGGTTGTGCAGGGTCACGGGGTCCAACTCTTCCTCTGCTCTGGGTGGCATGTCAGTGAGGGCTTCCTGGGCTGCTTCAAAGTTTCTCAGCTGGTACTCTATGGCTGCCTTGAGGTTGAAGGCTTCCACCAGAGCAGTCTGGTGAAGAACTACCGTATTGCCAACACTGCGAACATCAATGCCCTCGGTGGTCATGCCCACACCTAGTTCTGGGTGTTGACGGATGCCACGCTCAATGATATTGGCAATATGCTTCAGGGCTGGGGCATAGTGCCTGTTGCTGTAACAAGCTAAAGCTAGGTTATAAGATACATCGGGCTGGTAACCGGAAGCCTGCAAAGCTGCAAAGAACTTGGAACAGGCAGCTTCATAGTGTCCCTCCTTGTAGAGCAGACAACCCATGTTGACCAAGCCATCTGGGTCATTCTCCCCTCCACTGTCTTCTCCAGCTTCCCCACTCAGCAGCTGCTCCACCAAGCTCCTGGCTCCTGGGAGATCCCCTTCACTGTACTTGATAGCAGCCTGCAGACGAAGGACCCGGCTATAGAAGGAGGGGTTGTCCAGGAGGAAGGCGACCCGggtggcctctggatacaggcaGGCCTTGTAGAGCGCCTGGGCCTGGTACAGGCGGTACTGCTCGAGTTCCGGATGCATCTGGCTCAGTTGCTCATAGCACTCCGCAGCGAGCTCGAACTCCTGCAGGCGGTAGTAGCAGTAGGCCAGCAGCGACAGCCCTGCGCGGCTGCGGGGGCTCCTCTGCAGCTCTGCGCTCAGTAGCTGCACCGCCTCTGAGTAGCGGGAGTCGCGGATGAGCCTGTACACCACCGCTGTGAACTCACCGTCGGGGATCTGAGAGCTGCTCAGCCCCGCCATAACTGTCAAGATTGAGTGTGCTTGTTTCCAAGGCCACAAGCCAACGGAAACGGAagtctgaagtttttttttttttaacgtatCCCGGAAGTTGGTTTCTTAAGAGAAGGACTAGCAGGTATTGGAAGGGAAGTGGTGTGACTGCTTCTTGCACTAAGTTTCTGAATGTAAAGAAGCACTTTATATattctgtgtttcttttaaatatgaaatctTTACATCTTGAGTGAACAGCAACAGGTCAAATAATAATGTAAAAACACTTTACAGTCAAATCTCAGACACACTTACTATTATGCTATTATTATTTCTCTACCTAAAGAGATGGTTGAATGTGTATGAATGTAGAATGTATATGCTATACTTCATATGTCTACACAACCCCTTTAAACATATAAGTGACTCCCATTTTTCTGGAAGAAAAGTGTTTTGTTCTTTCCAAGCCTAAATTTTCTTCTTGATGTTCTGTAAGATAGACCGACAATTATTAAGAACAAAAGGACATCATGGAAAAAACAAGGCTTTACTTTACACTTTTAGGGAATGAAGTTCTTGAGTACAGTGAGGAGCACTCCCCCTAGAATTCCCCTGAGAGGTAACTGGGAAGACTGTGGCCAGGGAACTGGTAAAACGAAGAAAAAAGTCCCagatactttttatattttaactttatattatataaatataatttcatgTATCAATATTTATACACCATTAATATCAGAAGGGACTTTGATAATGTCAAATAGAATAAAATGTACTTGCCTTTctgaagaaacagagaaacaaaatccCAGCATTGTGCCTTCAAAAAGTGACACCGGTATAGGaattaaatattgatttttaaaattacttatatTATCAATCACTATTAAAGGTCAATTATGAACAGTAAAACATGAGATATTTCTCAGTTTATTAGCTTCAAACCACCGCACTGTAGTTTTTTATTTAGGAGCAAAATTTCACACTGGATTTTGCACATTCTACAAAAGAGCCACTAACAACATGAAGACTTTTGTTAAATgttacttctttaaaaaataaaaaacgcCAAGACACTGAAAAAAGCTTTAAAATCCACAAGTGTACAAAACTTCTGCACTACAAATAATGAGGGTGAGCTAAAGCAGAACGTGTAATCCCTGAAACGACCTCGAAAGTCCAAGTGTCATGTAACTAAGGCTCATGTTCGATACTTGTCCTCCATGGATAACATGATGGTTCACAGACAGCACACTAGCAATAAAGCAAAGTGTGAAACAGCAACGAAAGGATGTTATAAACCCGACTGGATGGTGCTTTCTCATT
This Rattus norvegicus strain BN/NHsdMcwi chromosome 3, GRCr8, whole genome shotgun sequence DNA region includes the following protein-coding sequences:
- the Ift70a2 gene encoding intraflagellar transport protein 70A2, producing MAGLSSSQIPDGEFTAVVYRLIRDSRYSEAVQLLSAELQRSPRSRAGLSLLAYCYYRLQEFELAAECYEQLSQMHPELEQYRLYQAQALYKACLYPEATRVAFLLDNPSFYSRVLRLQAAIKYSEGDLPGARSLVEQLLSGEAGEDSGGENDPDGLVNMGCLLYKEGHYEAACSKFFAALQASGYQPDVSYNLALACYSNRHYAPALKHIANIIERGIRQHPELGVGMTTEGIDVRSVGNTVVLHQTALVEAFNLKAAIEYQLRNFEAAQEALTDMPPRAEEELDPVTLHNQALMNMDAKPTEGFEKLQFLLQQNPFPPETFGNLLLLYCKYEYFDLAADVLAENAHLTYKFLTPYLYDFLDAMITCQTAPEEAFIKLDGLAGMLTEQLRRLTKQVQEARHNRDDEVVIKAVNEYDETLEKYIPVLMAQAKIYWNLENYQMVEKIFRKSVEFCNDHDVWKLNVAHVLFMQENKYKEAIGFYEPIVKKNYDNILSVSAIVLANLCVSYIMTSQNEEAEELMRKIEKEEEQLSYGDPDKKIYHLCIVNLVIGTLYCAKGNYDFGISRVIKSLEPYHKKLGTDTWYYAKRCFLSLLENMSKHTIMLRDSVIQECVQFLEHCEIFGRSIPAVIEQPLEEERMHTGKNTVTYESRQLKALIYEIIGWNM